One Equus caballus isolate H_3958 breed thoroughbred chromosome 8, TB-T2T, whole genome shotgun sequence genomic window, GGGGGCTTCTGAGACCCCACTGCCGGGGCCTGCAGCTAAACGTGCTGCAAGGCTCTGGGCCTGGGCCAGCAGCAGTGGGTGAAGACGCAGAAGCCCACGCCCAGGGTGGCCGTCAAAACCCCCATGAGCAGAGTCCCCGTCGTCAGGGTCAGCGagctgggaaggcttcctggtatgagaggcagagctggccaGGGCCCGAGAGGCAGGAAGTACAccagcaggcagagggaagggtcTGGGCAacagcccctgcctcccagaCTGTGCTGTTGACTTGGGAGAGAAGACAGGAGTACTGTTCAACTCATGCCCGTGTGacctcaagcctcagtttccacatctacaaaatgggacTGAACTCATCTACAGCATAGGATTATTGGGAAAATTAGATGAGGTTTTCAGAGGCTCTAGAGGTAAAGGGGCCAGTAAGGGGTTCTTGCTCCCCTGACCTAGAGAGGACCACCCAACAACCCCCAGAGGGCAGCCTCTGGGCCTCTGTCCCTTCTAGTCCTGGGAAGGCTCCCAGCCCCTGTCCCAGCTTTCCCAGAGACACTACATCTTACCACATCCCCCTTCCCTTGGTCCCATAGCCATGATGCCTGATGAGGCTGCAGTGCTCAGGGGCCACTTCCAGATCCCCGCTGGGGCTGGAAATCCCACATACAGCTGGAAGGGCCAATGGGAGCTGCCAACCACAGAAAGTTCCGCACGGAGCTCAGAGCCCAGGACATCAGTGCTGGTATTCATTGGGTCTGGAGCCTCCAGCACGGCCTCATCCTGGGCTGGAAAGAAAACCAGATAGGGAGGACACAAGGCCCAGAGATATTGAagggcttgcccaaggccacacagcaagaaGGGAAGCAGACAAAAAGGGGCCAGGTCTCCAGAAGCCCAGTgcccttcctgccctgcccccctgccctacctctccccactcctgtAAGAGGTAGGCCAGCTCAGAACTGGAGGCACAGGAGCCCCGAGCTGGGGGCCCTTCCCCTTGGGTCATTGTCTCTGTTCAGCTGATGTCCCCCACCTGTAGGAAGGGGTGAACCAGGCCAAAGTGGCACGCTGAAGTCCAGACGTCCAACCCCAACCAGGTACCCAGTCACCACAGAGGCCAGGGGTGAGGTGGCAGCTTCCGGGCTGGCAGAGACACAGCAGGGGGTTAATATGAGTCTGCAGTGTGAGGCGCCCCAGAAAACAAACACTGAAGGCCCATGACAAGTCCCCAGGGGCAGCCCGGGCAGGCGACAGGACAGAAGAGAAGAGGCTGGGAGGATCCCGGGATTCCAAATTCCAACTCCCAGGTGAGCCCGCCCAGTTCGGCCTCAGGCTCACACCAACGGGGCTCAGAGGTCAGTGCCTGCGGCCCGCTTGTTGGAGGGGCAGcccaccttcctcctcctgtgGGACCGGCTGGTGGCAGGCCCCAAGGCAGGCTAAGGGGCGCTGGGCAGTGCTCCCCGCCTGGAGAGACAGCTGACTGGATGGCAGAAGGCAGCAACGGGGGCTGCTCCGCGCACCTAGGTTGGGGTGCGCAGACCAGAATTCCACCATCTTCCCCGACATCTGAGGGGGCACCAGCTTCTTAGGTTGGCACAGGAAGCCAGGACAGTACATTCCCAGCTCGCCACCCCCATCACtcgccctctctgggccttggtttcctgtTCAAGATCCCTGCCTTGCTCAAAAGCCTGTTTTGCTTTGGAGAACGATGTGTTGAGTTGCGTCTGGTGGTAGACAGCGGGGCTTTCCCTTCTGTGAACCTGTTTCcatatctggaaaatggggatgatagCTCTACCTCCCGATGGGGCTGTTGAGGATTCAAGGAACTAATAACACAAGTCGAGGGCATGTGTAAACACAGATGATAAATGAAAGTCTGCACCACACCCTCGCCTACCCAATTCTGTAGCCATCCAGGCTGCTGCTTCttttagagaaagaaactgagactcagagaggctgtgacttgcccaaggtagCAGAGCAAGTCAGTAAGATCTCGCTCtacccctccctccagcccagacACCTCAGCTCTGCCCCACTCCCCCAAGAATCTCCCAGCTACCCCCAGGCTCCTGGCAGCCTTGTCCCCATGAGCCTCACCAGTGGATGAAGCCACAAGCTTTGAATGGGGCAACAAAAATCACATAGCCAGGCACAACAGGGACCAAGGAGGGCATGCAGGTGTCGAGGCGCAGGTGGTGGGTATGGAGTTGGGGCTCTCTGCTCACTGCCAGAAGGATGTCCATCTGAATGCATTCCTGCAGGATGCTGTCCCCTGACAGTCTGGCCCAGGCTGACGTAGCCAGAGAACAGCCTCAGAGAGGACATGGCCAGCAGAGCCTGCCCAGAAACCTCCCTGAACACGCCCCCTCTTCAACAACTGCATCTCCAGAATGGAGCAGGGAGCTCTCCCCACCCAGACAGGCTGTCCGCAGACCTTGTCCCCAGCAGCCTGACCTGAGAAGGCCTGAGAGCGCCTCATgggagcacctactatgtaccagacatcTGCAAAGTTGCACCCCAATAGTTCTTCACCACGCAGGGCCACCAGCAGGGCAGCCAAGGCCAGAGAGGGCCCACAGCAGGGAAGAGCTGGGGGGCAACAACGGAGGGGCACTGGGGCTGGTGTGAAAGATGCTCTGCGTTAGCCAAGAGGAAAAGGACTtccagctgggggaggggagagtgtgcTTGGAGGTGCAGGAGGGAAGGTGACAGGGAGGGACATAAGGCTGGAGCAGAGCCAAGAGCCTAGACTGTACCTGAGAGCACAGAAGCCCAACTCTGGCCCGGGCAGCTCCCAGGTTTAGGGGAAGcctggagggaggaaggtggAGAGCAAGTGAGCAAGGAATTGGTGGCAGAACTCAGATGTCATAGGGATGCAGGTGAGGGTGTGGCCTGGTCTCCCTGTGACACTGGGGGGAGATGGGAAGGTGCTGAAGAGGAATGTGGGAGGTGGCAGAGAGAGGGCTGGAAAATCAAGGGGGGCCCAGAGCATTTAAGGGAGCAGCGGGAGACTAAACAGAGGTCAcgaggtggggaggggcttggGAAAGGGACCCTGCCAGTGTGGGATGAGAAGGGCAGCAGAGAACGGCCCAGCTCGCCCCCTCAGGAAGCCCCAGCTCTGGGGCAGGCCGTCAGACTCACTCTACAGCCGCAGACACGGCCAGAGCAGGAGCCACGACCCCGGAGCCCCCATCCTGCCTCACCAgcagccctgctcctcctgcagcccctATAATGTCACTGTCCAGGCACAAGTGGTCTCTCAGGGGGCAGGATCTCGGCCTAAACTGATTTGCTGCTGGGGTAAGGCTGAGTACTAGGGACCTAGGTCCAGGTcggccccaccctccctcccccctccacccGCTGCGCTGTTGGCTGCCaaagtaaggggctggcccagaatCGGGGAGGAATGGTCCCCTTCAGTGCTCCCAGGCCCAGCAGCTCAGGGAAAGCCACCAGGAGAACCCGTTACGCCCTCAAGGAGTGGgggcggaggggagggggcaggcaaATGGGGTGGGTTGGGTCACTGCCCAACAGGCTCCTGTCCCAGAGGTATGGATGCTTTAGGAGACTTACAGAAAGAGGGCAATGCCTAGCCCAAAGGAGGCTGGCAGccctgaggtggcatcccaggCACCTGCAGGGGAGCATGGGTGGGACCAGAGGTAGCAGACAGGCCCAGCGCTAGCCACGTGAGCAGTGGCAGTGAGAAGCCAGTCTCTACCTCAGGGGGCCCCAAGCCCTGCTCCCCACCACCACATTCCTGCTCATCCCCAACAGAACAGGAGAAGAAAACTCAATTTCTCGAGGATTTATTGGGCCAGAGTTGTCCTGCCTTCCACTGAGGCcccagcagcccctgccccagggatGGGCTGGCCGGAGAATCAGTCCTCAGGGTCCTCCAGCCAGCCGCGCTGCCATGGGGTGACGCGGCTGAGCCTCTGGGAGTCCTGGATCCCCGGCTTGCCAAGTGCTCTTGGCCATGCTCCCTgccctgtctgggcctcagtttcctcctccatgaGAGGATGTTACTTCCCTGAGAAAAGACAGAGCCGGGCCCACCCGGGTCCACTCCCACTCAGTATCATGGATCCCGTGGAAGCAGACGGGTTCAGGTCCCGCCCTTGACTGTGATGCACTGTGGCTGCTGCTCCTTGAGGCCTTGGTCTCTCAGTTCTGTCCAGCTCCAATCCACTCAGGTGCCAGGGCCTCGGACCCCAGGGAGCCAGGCATCTGCATCccccagcaggaggaggaagttGGAACAGAGCAGGGATGGGCCAACCCACAAGCCAGGTACCAAGGCGGGGTCACGAGGAGCTGGGCTTCTCCACTGAGGGGTAGAGCTTGCGCAGGCTGGAGTCCAGGAGGAAGTCCACTGACCTGTGGGGCAGGGAAGGATGATGAGCAGGTGACCAAGGGCTGCTAATGGGGGAACGGGAGGCAGCAGGTCAGGGCTGGGGATGGGAGTCCTGGATGCAAGTGCCATCTAGGTGGCAGCCATCATCCTCTTCCTTAttcagttggggaaactgaggcacagagagggtagaAGACTCACTCAGGGCCTCAGGGTCAGCTATGTTCCCTTGGGGAAAGACTCCTCCCACTCTACGTTGATCTGGTTGAGTTGACCCTATTTCCAGTTCTAAGAGCAGGCACATGACCCAAGCCCGGCCAATCAGAAAAGGGAAACTGGCTCGGGGGTGGGCACCCAGTCCAGGATGGACCAATGATAGCCTTCCTTGGGACTTTTGCTGTCATTATTAAGAAGCTTCCTATGAGGCTTGCTAAGCTGGTGGGATGGAAGCTGTGAGCTGCTGGGTCCATCTCTACTCCCACAAGGGAAAAGCGAGTGAATCCAacacagggtggggtggggagaaaggcAGCAGAATGGGGAGATCCAGACCCCTAATGACATCATTTGGGTGCCTAGATCCAGCCACGCCTGAAAGTAGCATAACTGCAgacttttcagttttataaaacaATTGATTCCTATTTTACTTAACCCAGTTTCAGTTGAGTTTCTATCACTAAAACCTGCCCAAACCCATCCACGGTGCACTTGTTTCCTGCCTGCCTCTGGTTGTTTTGCAACACGAGATTTTCTTTGCGGGAACTTACTTGTCCTGTGTCCCATATCCTCTGGGCACTCCCCTACTTTTATTGCCAAAGTACCTGCCAGATCACACAGCAAGGGCCTAGACTGTCTTTTCTACGTCAGGAGGCCTGAGtgccagctctgcctctgctgcTATTGTTCTGTGCGAAGTGGGCACACCCCACGCCTCTCAGACCTTATCTCCACCTGTTGAGTGGATAATCCTTGAGGCTGAGAGGGGCACCCACCTGTCAATGGGGTGGATGATGATGGGGATGACCAGCAGCCCCAGAGCGGTGGTGGTCCACTTGCGGACAGCCAGAGGCCAGCGGGTGGCAGTACCCAGGACGTAGAGAGAGGCAGCACACACGCGGTTGATGGTGAAGCCTGGGATGGCCACAGAGGCCAGAGCCTGCCACACAAAGGTGTCCACCACGGCCACGGTCACCCTGGTGCTGCGGCCTGCTTCAGGGCTTGGCACCTGGTGGTCACAAGAGACACTTAATCCAGCAGGGGCAGAGGGGGGAAACCCTGAGGACAAGGGACATGAGTCTGGACCAGGGAGAGGGAAGTGGCCAGTAGGGGACAGGGTCAGAACCACACTAGTGTTGGGTTGTGGACCATACCACTTTTACGGCTGGGGGTGGACGGGGGTATAAACCATGTCACATGCAGGGCTGGGGCCGGGGTACACTGTCCTACAAACAGGACTGGGGTAGGGACTGCACCAGGCCAGCTTGTGGGGACTGGACTGTCCCACAAGAGACTTTACCACGTGCAAGGCAGTGGACTGAATCAAGGGGGAGTGGaccggggtggggggtgagggctAACACTCACCTTGCCCGCCTTCTTGCCCTTGTCGATGGCATCGGCCAGCACGTAGGAGCTGGCCACACCATAGCTCAGCCACACCACAGCTGCTGGCACCAGGGAGCGGAAGGCCTCCCCGACCTCATTGGCGTagcctggtggggaggggacgTTCAATTCCCAGGCCCATCGATTGTTCCACAGCGGGCTCTTGTGTGAACTGGTTCTCATCCCAGCCTGCTAAGCAGTAGCTGGGTGACCTTAGACAAGTGATtttccctctctgagtctcagtttcccagCCTCCAACATGGCACCTATGAGGCCCACCTCCCTCTAGGGCCATGGTGGGAGAACCCAGTACAGTCACCGTTATCATCGCTCATCTGCCTTCCCAGCCTGGGTTCCAGAAGCATCCACACTAATGGGCGAACAGGCGGCAAGAGAGACTGACCAAGGGCAGCCCCACTGACTGGGCACTCACGGTGTGCCAGGCCTTTCTGTGCCTTACCTTATGCTACCCTTACAACTACCACCGGATGAGAGAGACCCTGTGTTCATCCCTTTTTgcccaggaggaaactgaggctcaggcagaGGCAGTGAGTGAGAAGCTGAGATGGAGTCCAGAGCCCTGACTCCACCGCCAGCCAGTGCTGGGGCGTGCCAGAGACAGCAGCCCTGTTCCTCCTAGCTCGATTCGAGCTTCCACCTGGGAGACCGACCAGCAGAGATCCTGAGAGCAGGGATGGGCCGACCAGagagctgggtgaccttgggcaagtccctagCCCTCTCTGAGCCCAGTCTCCGGGCCAGGCCGAATGACAACTAAGATCCTCCCACTTTCTCCCTGACCGGCGTCTGGTGACCCCTGCTTCCCCAGGCAcgtggtagtggtggtggggtCGTCGCACGCCCTCGCCCGGCGCTCACCTAGGTACCGCACCCAGGTGTCCCGGAAAAGGTCCCGCTCGGCACCCCGCGAGGGCGGCTCGGACATGGCGCTTCCGCCTCGGCCTCAGCCTCTGCAGCCGGTCCTGCCGCCGCTGCCACCTCGGCTTCCACTAGCGCTTGGTAGGCTAAAGGTCCCTAACTGAAGGGCAGGTCGTGCTGTCCCCCGCCAGCAGCAGGGAGCGTCTGCAAATTCCCTCGCGCACTGAAGCCCCTCTCCGCGCTTACGTTTTACAGACTAATTTTCTTCACGTTTTCTCTGGGATTGAGCTGTCGGCGCGATCCTCTCTCTCCCAGGACCGACTGTAGTTTTGGAGCCAAAGAGACGGGGTTCAAATGCAGGATGCTacccttcctggctgtgtgacctcgggcaagaatctgaacttctctgagcctcactttgtTAAATGGGGGACACTACAGCATCCATTCCCTGGACGGTGGCGTGGATGAATTATAACAGTCATCATTTATTGAGGTTACTACCAGCCAGATCGTTGGCTAAAGACTAAACGGATTGCTTCTTTAACCCtcgcccccctcccccgcccctagCCTGggattcccatttcacagatgaggaaatagaggcacagAAAAGTAGGGTCCCTTTCCCAGGTCATACAGCTGCCAAGTGGTgaagccgggatttgaacccaggcagtgggGCTCCAGATCCCCGTGCTCCTAGGTGAGCTCAGTAAATGAGGCTGGGGGAGTGAGTGGTCAGCACCCCCGTGAGGTGGCTGCTCGGACTCTAGAGTCCCTTCCCGGCAGGCGCCATGTTCATCTATCAAGCCCCGGGGTCTAACTGGATCGTGTGCCCCCAGACTGAGCCTCTTGGGgacaggaatgaatgaatgaatgaatgaatgaatgaagggttGAAGTACAAGACTCAGGGAAATGAGCAGAACAGAATGGACTTGGGAGTTAGTGATTACTATGGAGGAAACTCTTCCCCTGCTGGACCTCAGTTTACCCATGTGAGCAACGCGTGCACTTCCCGACAGCTCTGTGAATCCTTTTCCGGTATCACCGAGCAAAGGCGCAGCCATTAAAGGCTGGCAGTCCTGGGTTTAAACCCCAGTTGTGCTGCCAGTTAGCTGTTAACCACGTCTGTAAAAAATAAGCATAATCAATACTCACTGAGCGCTCACTAGTACCAGGCTCTGCTCTAAGCGCTTTGCACGTATTGTTTCCTTGAATCTTTGCAACAACCCAAGGCGGTAAGCGCACGGTTGTAGCGTGGGTACCCGGTAGGCACTCATTAAAGAATTAGCTTTTATCATCATCAAATagagatggggaaaatgaagaCCAGTGACTCCCTATTGAGGGCCTGGGCGTTTCTGTCATTGTAGCGTCCTGTAGGCCAGCCCAGTGAGGGGCGACTTCCCAGGAATCTGGGCTCTGGTTCAAAGCGAGCCGTAGCCCCCGAAACACCGGCAGTGCTGACGCGGAATTGGGAGACGGTCCCTAACACCACGTGATCGTCGCTGCTCGGCCTCCCTCCCAATCAGGGCCCCCCAGCCAGCGCTGCCCGCACCCGCCGCACCCGCACTCGTTGGCACGCAGGAAGCTTCCGGGACGCCCGAAGGGGCGGGGCCTCCGCCCTGGCAGCCAAGGCGGCAGGAGCACCCTTAGTAAAGATGGCGGCCAGGAGGGCTTCTGCGCATGCGCCCCGGCTTCCGCGCGTGGACGCTCCTATACGCCTGAGGTCGAAGTGTAGGGGTCTGAACGAGGGGCAGCGAGGAGCGAGGTGGTGGGCATTGACTTCCACTTTCTGTGCACTGAACGTTGCTTTATTCATTGGTTAACTTTCCTAACAAAGCGTTGTAAACCGAGATCGGGCTGTCCTCCTGAGGGGTCTGGCTGGGGCCCCTGCAGCCGCGGGCCCCCTCCCATCCGCGCCTGCCCTGGCCCTGCTCGTGCTCCCTCCGCTTCGCCAGACCAGCTCCCAGGCCGACCCAGGGCCTGGGGTTCGGAGAGACAGGAGGTCCTGCGAGGGCCCAGGCGCGGCCGCTTTCCCGTGTTCTGTGCAGCCCAGGACCTGGTGCACGTGTGCAGGACGCAGGATTGCAAGCGCTGTGGTGGCAGCAGAGTTGGTGCCCTCCAGCCGCTAGTCGCTGAGCGCCCCCACGGCCGTCCCTACTTGTCACGTGGGCGGAGGGGCTCGGC contains:
- the MTFP1 gene encoding mitochondrial fission process protein 1 isoform X2, with protein sequence MSEPPSRGAERDLFRDTWVRYLGYANEVGEAFRSLVPAAVVWLSYGVASSYVLADAIDKGKKAGKVSGLPPGLQPAQALPLSGEAQLLVTPPWYLACGLAHPCSVPTSSSCWGMQMPGSLGSEALAPEWIGAGQN
- the MTFP1 gene encoding mitochondrial fission process protein 1 isoform X1, with the protein product MSEPPSRGAERDLFRDTWVRYLGYANEVGEAFRSLVPAAVVWLSYGVASSYVLADAIDKGKKAGKVPSPEAGRSTRVTVAVVDTFVWQALASVAIPGFTINRVCAASLYVLGTATRWPLAVRKWTTTALGLLVIPIIIHPIDRSVDFLLDSSLRKLYPSVEKPSSS